The following DNA comes from Patescibacteria group bacterium.
TCATAAGAGAATATCTTCTCGGGCAGGGATTAATCAGCGGCGGCGTCAGACATCTGATCGAAGAAGTGCCTTCAATAAGCTATGGATTCAAAGATGTCTTAGTTTTACCGGGATCATCTATTTCTGATGAAGCCATGGGAGCGATTTCTTCCTTAGCCCCGCAGGTAACTTTCAACTGCATTAGGGACGGTGAATTCCGGAAAATAAAAATCAATACCCCTGGAATTATCCGCGGCATCGGCGCCTGCCCCAACCCTAATTGCATTACCAACCACGACCCAGAGGCCGATGTTAAATTTATTAACCAAAACAACGGTTCTCTGACCTGCTGGTATTGCGAAAAGGAATTTCGCTTAAAAGAAATATTTTAAGAAAAATAAAAGCTGATATTGGAAAATATCAGCTTTTTCTTATTCTTTTTTATTTTAAAAATTTTTTAACCAATCTTTCCGCTTCTTTCCCATCTGTCACCCAGTTTATTTTTCTCCCCTGCTTTTCCCAGCGCCTAAACCATGTCATCTGCCTCTTGGCAAACTGCCCGATGGCCCTATTTAATTTTTCCGCTATTTCTTCATAAGTTAACTTGCCTTGCAGATATAGAGAAATATATTTATATTCTAACCCAAAACTTTCCAGCCGTTTCCAGCTTACGCCGTCTTTATGCAATTTTTCCACCTCCCCGACCATATTTTCTTTTTCTAATCTTTCTACTAATCTCTTATAAATTCTTTCTTTTAAAACCTCTCTGGGCCAAGTTAAGCCAAGCAAAAGAAAATCATAACTAGATTTAGAGGCTCGATCCCTCGCAAGGGGTCGAACCTCTTCGCCCTGCATTATCTCAAGATAACGGATCAACCTTCTTTTGTTCTTTCTCTCGCTTCCATTCAACCGTTCGGCGAATTTAGGATTTATATTTTTAAGCTCTAAAAATAAATCTTCTACGCTTTCCTTCTCTAATTTTTCTCTTAACTTCTTATCCGGTTTTGTCCCGCTTAAATTATAATTATCAACCACGGCCTGCAAATATAAACCAGACCCGCCCACGATTATTGGTGTCTTACTGCGCCTTAAAATATCGTCTATAGCTTTAAACGCTAATCTCTGATACTTAGCCAAACTAAATTTAGTATTAGGATTAACCACATCAATTAAGTGATAAGGGATATTAATTGTTTTGGATTTTGCCTGCCTGCCGGCAAGGCAGGGATTTTGGATTTTATTTGGAATTTGGAATTTGGAATTTGGAATTTCAAGACGATAGTCTTGCAGGTCTTTGCCAGTACCAATATCCATTCCTTTATAAACCTGCCTTGAGTCCGCGCTAATAATTTCACCGTTAAATTTCCGCGCCAAACTAACCCCTAGCGTTGTTTTCCCGCTAGCCGTCGGCCCTAAAACTACGATTATTTTACCTGTCCCGCCTATGCGGTGATTATTTTTCTTACCTATTGACATATTTCTAAATTTATGCTATGATAGAATATTACCCTAAATTAAATTGATCTTTGACAAATTTTAGATATTTTTTGTTTTTCCACTTAAAAAAGGAATTTGAAATGAAAAAATTATTAGCTGGCTATGCTATCACGACAGTTATAGTAATGATTACCGCTATTTTAGTTTCCGTCTTGGCAAAAGTGACGGAAACTAAAATAGTTACGTTTGCGGCGGCGGCTGCGGCGGCGGCGGTTACGTTTGCGGCGGCGGCGGCGGTTACGTTTGCGGCGCCAAACGACCTTACGAAAGTAATTGCGACGACAATAGCGTTCTTTTTAACAAATGCGGCTATATTATACTTTGTATCTTTGCTTATCTAAACAACTCCTCTGATCCCCGGACCAATCCTCCGGGGTTTTTCTTTTTTATGTTATGCGTTATGCGCCTGCCTGCCGGTAGGCAAGTTCCACGTTATGCGACAATCCCTTCCAACCCGAAATCTCTCGCCTTTATTATTTTAATTTTCACGAATTCCCCGGATTTGACATTTGAGCTTTGGTATTTAACATTTTTATTTGTTGCTGTATATCCATGCCACTCCCCCTTCTGATTTTTCCCGCTAACTAAAATCTTAACTGTCTTGCCGATATACTTTTTATTATTTTCCAAAGCGGTTTTCCGCAAAATTTTCATCAATTCTTCTTCTCTGCGCTTTTTTTCCTCCGAGCTAACATCGTCTTTCAGTTTATAAGCGGCGGTGCCCGGCCGAGGGCTATAACGGGCAATATAGGCCATATCAAACTTTATTTCTTTAAAAAGTTTAACCGTATTAGCAAACTGTTTTTTTGTTTCCCCCGGAAAGCCGACAATCACATCGGTCGTCATGGAAACAGGCATCTGCCCAGAGTCGCGTTTTGAGTTTTGAGTTTTGAGTTTTGAAATTTGTTTGTCATTTGAATTTTGGAATTTGGAATTTATAACATGTCTAATCTTTCTAACTAATTTAACATAATTTTCTCTTGTATAATTGCGATTCATGGCAGACAAAATCTTATTGTCTCCGGCTTGCGCCGGCAAATGAATATGTTGGCAAATTTTATCACTGCCGGCAATAATTTTTATCAGCTCATCGCTCATATCTTTCGGATGGCTAGTCGCAAACCTAATCCAAAAATTACCCGGAATATCATTAACCATTTTTAATAACTTAGCAAAATTAACTCTCCTGGATTTATTCGGCAATCGGCAATCGGCAATCGGCAATCCAGATTTATAGCTGTTGACATTTTGGGCGATTAAAATAATTTCCTTATACCCATTTTTTACCAAATCTTTTATTTCTCCTAAAATTTCTTTGGCCGGGCGATAAATCTCTCGTCCGCGAGCATAAGGCACCACGCAGTAGGAACAAAAATTATCGCAGCCGTTGCCAATCGGCACAAAAGCGGAAAAATTTGAACTGTATTTTGGCCTTATTTTTAAATAACTACAATTTTTCGTTTTTTTCTTAAATCTTAAATCCAAATTTGCCAACTCGGAAATATTTAACCAAATATCCACTTTGTCCGCCAGCCTCCGGCGCACATCTTCCCGCTGGCTCAAACAGCCGGTCAAAATGATTTTTGCTTTTGGGTTTTTCTTCTTAATTTTTCCCACTAGTCCGTAAACCCGATCTTCGGCCGACTGGCGCACCCCGCAGGTTGTCAGCACGACAACTCCAGCTGAATTTTCATTCTTTGCCGGCTTAAACCCAAAACTTTCTAAATAGGCCGCTATTCTCTCGCTATCGCTCTTGTTCATTTGGCAACCAATAGTAATTATGTAATATGTTTTTTTATCTTTCACCCCGTTAGAAATTTTGTTATTTATTACCTTCATAAAGATAGAATTTATCTTTTAGACACTTTCTTCTGCCTAAATTTATAATTTCCACCGTCAGATTTCTAACGGGGTTCATAATTCTTAATTCTTAAATCCTAATTCTTAATTTATAATTTCTGATTCCTTATCCTTGCCCAGTTTGTACAAAGTAAAGTCCGCGGTAATTTTTTCTATCGGCGTTATCATTAAGCCCGCTTCTTTTAATTTTTTGTCATTCAGATAATTCAGGTCTTTCTCGGGAAAGGTGAAATTATAATAATAAACAGGCAGATAATTTACCAGCCTCGCGTAACGGGCGTTCATATTCTCATCGTCAAATAGGCCGACAATCACTTTTCTCTCAGGAAAAAATATTTTATCATGATAACGGGTAATGATAATGGAATTGGATTCGGTTAAACTTAAAACTTTTCCCAGTTCATGCCTGGCCATTTTTTGATTTTGGGCCAAATAGAGCAAACCCTCTTCCGAACCGAACAAAACGAAAGAAATGGAAACGAAACAAACTAAAATAAGCAGAACCGCTCGGCTGCCATTAACCAGAAAGGTTCTTCTTGTCCGGCCAAATTGTTTTCTTGTTTTATCAGCCAGAGTTATCATAGAATCAGCCGGCGGCGAACCCTCTTGCCAGAGAGGAAATAAAACCCTGGTAAATTTGATTAAAAATAAGCTGGCAAAAGGCAAAACTCCCAAATAAATCGGCAGCCAATAACGGGTATAGGAATTGCCGATAGTGAAGCTTTTGGGATCCGGGTTATCATGAAAAAGCCAACTGCCGTAATAAAAAAGCAAAATCAGGCAGATGAGGCCGTAAGCCGCCGAATAAACAAAATGCTTTTTTTTCCATTTGCCGAACCTCTGGAGAAACAAAAAAGCGCCCAGGGTTGCCGGCCAGAAGAGCCAGGGGAACATAGCGGCAAAATAATGATAAAACATTTTTATTGACTGCTTCGGGGCAAATCCAAAATAAAAAATAGTGTCTTTTATTTTATGAAAAACCTCCCGGCTATAGGCCAGATTGCCAACCACGGTTGATTTAACCAAATCTCCGCTGGCTTGGGCCAAAGTTTTGACCGATTGGTTCATTTCCGGATAACCGCCGGCCAAGGCGGAACCGTATAAAATCTGATCCCAATACAGGGCGGGCAAAGCCGCTAAAAACATAAAGGACAAAAAAATTACCAATTTCGTAAAACCGATTTTTTTAATATTGGAAAGCCAGACGATAAGCAACATCGGAGCCAGCCAAAGCAACTCCGAAGTTCTGGTTATAATGGCAAGCCCGAAAAAAAATCCGGCCAAGGCGGCAAACAGCCAACTTAGCAAATTCAAATTCTTCCGCCTATATTTTTTTCCAACCATTAACAAGCCGAAATACAAGCCAAAAATCAAAAGCGCGACAAATAAAACATTATGGAACATGCTCCGCGCCGAATAATAAATATAAGGGGGAAAAAACGCCAATAAAAAAGCGGAAATCAAAGCGTTGCGCGAACCAAAAAGTTTTTTTATAAAAAGATAAAAAAATATTATTCCAACGGCGGCGAAAGCCGGGGTCAGAAACGGCAATATTTTAAAACCGGCCAAACTTGCCAAAAATCCGTAAATTAAAATAATCCCCAAAAAACTTACGGGCTTTAAGCTTCCACCGGCGCTGGAAAAACTCCTGGGATGGATTACGCCTTCGCCGACTAAATTATATTTCTCAAACATGGTCATTGCCCCGGTCTGGCCATAGAGTTTTGAAAAAATATAGTTAGCGCTTTCGTCAGGCGAAGACCACTTTATAAAATCACCGTCTTGCACTATCAGATTATAGCTTGAAACTCCAAAGAAAAAAATAACAGACAAAAAAATAACCGCCAGCAGGGGCCATTGGCCTTTGAGCCAAATTTTAATTTTCTGAATAATTTCCATATTTATTCCCTACGAATTACGAATATATTTTATTACAAATTCACAAATTATCTCACAAATTCACAAATACTATTTTAAACGTTTTTATTATATTTGTATATTTGTGAATTTGTGACTGATTTGTAATTTGTAAATGTTATCTTAGCAAAAAACACCAATAAAAGCAAGAAAATTTGAATCCTGGCAAAAATTTGCTATGATGTAGATAAGCTCATCCTAAGACCAAAAAAATGAAAAAATATTTTGGAAAAAACTGCTCATATTTTTTAGTTGCCCTAATCAGCTTGATTTCTCTTTTCGGCGCTATTACCTACCGCCTCTACCGCCTGGATAACCTTGGGGCAATTATCAGCCTGGCCTTATCCGCCTTTTGTTTTGCCGTTATTCTTTATAAATTTAAAAACAGGAACTCGGATTACGATTATACGCTAAAATGCTCAAAACCGGAGCAAAACAAGAACGGGTATTTGTTCTCCGTTTCTATTTTTTTCTACTGCCTTTTTGTCTGTTTAACTTTTTACGCCTTATTCATGGCCGGAACCAGCCAAACCCTTATTTCTCCATGGGAAGCGGTTTCTCTTTATTTCTTCGTTTTTTATGGCTTGGCTACGGCTATTCTCATATTTGCCATTGCCTTTTTCCGCCCGCAAAAAAAAATTTTCCTCGCCCTTCTGGGCCTCCACTATTTTCTCTCTTTTTCCGCGGCTATAATTGTTTATAAAATCGGCTATGGCTTTGATTCTTTTATCCACCAGGCCACGGCCGAGTTAATTGAAAAAACCGGCGCGGTTTATCCAAAACCTTTTTATTATCTGGGCCAATACAGCCTAATTGTAATTTTACATAAAATTACCACTCTGCCGATTGTCTGGCTTGACAAATTATTAGTGCCGGCTTTAACCGCTATATTTCTGCCTAATGCCATTTTTCAATTTTTAAAAAAATATTTTAATAATAATAAAATTAATCTTTTACTTCCCGCGGCCATTTTAATCCTGCCTTTTTCTTTTTTCATTGCCACCACCCCGCAAAACTTAGCTTATCTTTTTCTTTTTCTCACCATTTTTTACGGCCTTACCTGCTCCTGCCAAAAAGAATTAATCGTTGTCTATATTTTTGCTTTGGCCTGCTTGGCTTGCCATCCTTTGGCCGGTTTGCCCGCCCTTTCTTTCGCTCTGGCTTTAACCGCTTATCACAGCAACCGAAATAAATTAAAAAAATATTTCTATTTTTTAATTTTTATTTTTTCCAGCTTATCTCTCCCTTTGGCTTTTTATTTTGTCAACAAAAATAATGGAATAGCCGACATTTCCGCTGAAACCGTTTCCGACTCAAATATTTTGGAAAAAATCTCTGTCCCCGGGCGGGAAAATTTTATTTTGAATTTTGTTTATCTTTACGCTTTCAACCTTAAAACCTTAATCGCTATTCTTATTTTGGCCGGTTTATTCATTGCTTACCGCAACCGCCAAAACTGTAAAATTTACTTCTTAAATTTAATTATCGCAATTTCTTTAGCCATTGCCTATATCCTAACCGGCCGGCTTCCCTTTGATTTTCTAATTTCCTACGAAAGAA
Coding sequences within:
- the miaA gene encoding tRNA (adenosine(37)-N6)-dimethylallyltransferase MiaA produces the protein MSIGKKNNHRIGGTGKIIVVLGPTASGKTTLGVSLARKFNGEIISADSRQVYKGMDIGTGKDLQDYRLEIPNSKFQIPNKIQNPCLAGRQAKSKTINIPYHLIDVVNPNTKFSLAKYQRLAFKAIDDILRRSKTPIIVGGSGLYLQAVVDNYNLSGTKPDKKLREKLEKESVEDLFLELKNINPKFAERLNGSERKNKRRLIRYLEIMQGEEVRPLARDRASKSSYDFLLLGLTWPREVLKERIYKRLVERLEKENMVGEVEKLHKDGVSWKRLESFGLEYKYISLYLQGKLTYEEIAEKLNRAIGQFAKRQMTWFRRWEKQGRKINWVTDGKEAERLVKKFLK
- a CDS encoding MiaB/RimO family radical SAM methylthiotransferase, translated to MKVINNKISNGVKDKKTYYIITIGCQMNKSDSERIAAYLESFGFKPAKNENSAGVVVLTTCGVRQSAEDRVYGLVGKIKKKNPKAKIILTGCLSQREDVRRRLADKVDIWLNISELANLDLRFKKKTKNCSYLKIRPKYSSNFSAFVPIGNGCDNFCSYCVVPYARGREIYRPAKEILGEIKDLVKNGYKEIILIAQNVNSYKSGLPIADCRLPNKSRRVNFAKLLKMVNDIPGNFWIRFATSHPKDMSDELIKIIAGSDKICQHIHLPAQAGDNKILSAMNRNYTRENYVKLVRKIRHVINSKFQNSNDKQISKLKTQNSKRDSGQMPVSMTTDVIVGFPGETKKQFANTVKLFKEIKFDMAYIARYSPRPGTAAYKLKDDVSSEEKKRREEELMKILRKTALENNKKYIGKTVKILVSGKNQKGEWHGYTATNKNVKYQSSNVKSGEFVKIKIIKARDFGLEGIVA
- a CDS encoding glycosyltransferase family 39 protein, coding for MEIIQKIKIWLKGQWPLLAVIFLSVIFFFGVSSYNLIVQDGDFIKWSSPDESANYIFSKLYGQTGAMTMFEKYNLVGEGVIHPRSFSSAGGSLKPVSFLGIILIYGFLASLAGFKILPFLTPAFAAVGIIFFYLFIKKLFGSRNALISAFLLAFFPPYIYYSARSMFHNVLFVALLIFGLYFGLLMVGKKYRRKNLNLLSWLFAALAGFFFGLAIITRTSELLWLAPMLLIVWLSNIKKIGFTKLVIFLSFMFLAALPALYWDQILYGSALAGGYPEMNQSVKTLAQASGDLVKSTVVGNLAYSREVFHKIKDTIFYFGFAPKQSIKMFYHYFAAMFPWLFWPATLGAFLFLQRFGKWKKKHFVYSAAYGLICLILLFYYGSWLFHDNPDPKSFTIGNSYTRYWLPIYLGVLPFASLFLIKFTRVLFPLWQEGSPPADSMITLADKTRKQFGRTRRTFLVNGSRAVLLILVCFVSISFVLFGSEEGLLYLAQNQKMARHELGKVLSLTESNSIIITRYHDKIFFPERKVIVGLFDDENMNARYARLVNYLPVYYYNFTFPEKDLNYLNDKKLKEAGLMITPIEKITADFTLYKLGKDKESEIIN